From a region of the Lactuca sativa cultivar Salinas chromosome 4, Lsat_Salinas_v11, whole genome shotgun sequence genome:
- the LOC111900900 gene encoding uncharacterized protein LOC111900900, translating into MIKQEASGSEKELVKWSEIMDYAYIQAMIKQQETDNRVNGSFTPTAYAQMVEELNTKHQMDITKSHLKNRYKTLKKYFSQWYDLFRGISMSKFSWNSSTQLIEAKEEVWDNLIKSKHEVASLRTKKIAYFDEMLVLFARDRASGAHAETAKERNARLNKNENIQVETIKEVDDMLDNNEIHLENEYVDLDDNIQDVIPPPFSQEQSSCAKKCKSKKRKFEDDEEEEDINSKIMKSVDNVAGAIREGNIIFDRAYPQEYTGEEIYRELELVGLEPHELPRALNFLATNQAKARTLFSCPHQIRMGVLKDMMGARD; encoded by the exons ATGATCAAACAGGAAGCTAGTGGTAGTGAAAAGGAACTAGTTAAATGGTCAGAAATAATGGATTATGCGTACATCCAAGCGATGATTAAACAACAAGAGACAGACAATAGGGTGAATGGTAGTTTCACACCAACTGCATATGCTCAAATGGTTGAGGAGTTGAACACAAAGCATCAAATGGatattaccaaaagtcatttgaAGAATCGCTACAAAaccttaaaaaaatatttttcgcaATGGTACGATCTGTTTAGAGGAATTTCAATGAGCAAGTTCTCTTGGAATTCGTCTACTCAACTAATAGAAGCGAAGGAAGAAGTATGGGATAATTTAATAAAA TCAAAACATGAGGTTGCGTCGTTAAGGACAAAAAAGATTGCATACTTCGATGAGATGTTGGTATTATTTGCAAGGGATAGGGCATCTGGTGCACATGCTGAGACAGCGAAAGAAAGAAATGCCcgattaaataaaaatgaaaatattcaaGTTGAAACAATTAAAGAAGTTGATGACATGTTAGATAACAATGAAATTCATTTGGAGAACGAATATGTTGATCTTGATGATAACATTCAGGATGTTATTCCACCTCCTTTTTCACAAGAACAGTCTTCATGTGCAAAGAAGTGTAAGAGTAAAAAGAGGAAATTTGAAgatgacgaagaagaagaagatattaACTCAAAGATAATGAAATCGGTTGATAATGTGGCTGGTGCTATCAGGGAGGGTAATATAATTTTTGATAGGGCTTATCCTCAGGAATATACAGGGGAAGAAATTTATAGAGAATTGGAGTTGGTGGGTTTAGAGCCCCATGAATTACCGAGGGCTCTAAATTTTTTGGCAACAAATCAAGCAAAAGCTAGGACATTGTTCAGTTGTCCCCATCAGATACGGATGGGTGTCCTCAAAGATATGATGGGTGCACGTGATTGA
- the LOC111907906 gene encoding uncharacterized protein LOC111907906 encodes MDTPILNPAHALRARKLQVINLICLLLTFITQRNKANKKRVRLPTRKVILERQVVREELLHNLLEGGQCRDLIRMSENAFRRLCEILQTVGGLRRTQRMSVKEHVARFLHIVSNDLQTRFTSWMYRRSRSTTSRCFHRVLRSIIAIEGLYIQQPTGDVVPREIQESRRFYPFFKDCIGAIDGTHVRVHVPNRDALRYRGRKGYPTINVLAAYTFDLKFTYVLTGWEGTASDSRIIKNAFTRNDKLLIPSGKYYLVDGGLPHTNKLMAPYRGVRYHLKEYSMRGPQNSKELFNLRHASLRNTIERAFGVLKRRFPIIRSTTEPFYSCETQSAIFLACCILHNCLLDEDRDINLEDEVMQEILNGPQEQDRRNSTETYEGNRTAEQLRNSIANEMWANYLTHSNN; translated from the exons ATGGATACTCCGATACTAAACCCTGCCCATGCTTTAAGAGCCCGAAAATTGCAAGTCATTAACTTGATTTGCTTGTTGTTGACTTTTATTACACAACGTAATAAGGCCAACAAAAAGCGGGTTAGGTTACCTACTAGAAAAGTTATTTTAGAAAGACAAGTTGTACGGGAAGAGTTGCTACACAATCTTTTAGAAGGTGGTCAATGTCGTGACCTTATTCGTATGAGTGAAAACGCTTTTAGGAGATTGTGTGAAATCTTACAAACTGTAGGTGGTCTACGACGTACGCAACGCATGTCCGTTAAGGAACATGTTGCTAGATTTTTGCATATTGTAAGTAATGATTTGCAAACTCGGTTTACCTCGTGGATGTATCGTCGCTCTAGATCAACAACGAGTAGGTGCTTCCATAGAGTATTACGATCGATTATAGCAATAGAAGGTCTTTATATTCAGCAACCTACAGGTGATGTTGTCCCGAGAGAAATTCAAGAAAGTAGGAGATTTTATCCTTTTTTCAAGGATTGTATAGGGGCAATAGATGGAACACATGTTCGTGTCCATGTGCCTAATAGAGATGCCCTTAGATACCGTGGTCGTAAGGGATACCCGACAATAAATGTATTAGCTGCTTATACATTTGATTTGAAGTTTACGTATGTGTTAACGGGTTGGGAGGGTACTGCATCAGACTCGAGAATAATAAAGAACGCATTTACTAGAAATGATAAACTACTAATTCCATCAG GTAAATACTATTTAGTAGATGGGGGTTTGCCTCATACGAATAAACTAATGGCGCCATATAGAGGTGTTAGATATCATTTAAAAGAGTACTCAATGCGTGGTCCACAAAATTCTAAAGAGTTGTTTAATCTTCGTCATGCTTCCTTACGTAACACCATTGAGCGAGCTTTTGGTGTCCTTAAAAGAAGGTTTCCTATCATTCGAAGTACAACGGAACCATTTTACTCTTGTGAAACACAATCTGCCATATTTTTGGCATGTTGTATTCTACACAACTGTTTATTAGATGAAGACCGCGACATAAATCTTGAAGATGAGGTGATGCAAGAGATCTTAAACGGACCACAAGAGCAAGATCGTCGTAATTCAACAGAAACATATGAGGGTAATAGAACGGCAGAGCAACTAAGGAATTCAATTGCAAACGAAATGTGGGCAAATTATTTGACACATTCAAACAATTAA